The following coding sequences are from one Culex quinquefasciatus strain JHB chromosome 1, VPISU_Cqui_1.0_pri_paternal, whole genome shotgun sequence window:
- the LOC6044768 gene encoding uncharacterized protein LOC6044768 encodes MDPLKMVATLVLAMALFNSCSAFECYVCSNQTGNTEKCLNTIKTCPEGEDACLTEIRWGSQPYFSLGALKQFYVSKRCASKDVCEKTRRKYMPYCTHIWYEDWSCAECCQGDRCNYFVISGAPPQSMSMIAFLGTMVSIILARYLYNL; translated from the exons ATGGATCCCCTCAAGATGGTGGCCACTTTGGTGCTAGCCATGGCGTTGTTCAACTCTT GTTCCGCGTTCGAGTGCTACGTGTGTTCTAACCAGACGGGAAACACGGAAAAGTGCCTGAATACGATTAAGACCTGCCCGGAGGGTGAGGACGCCTGCCTGACGGAGATCCGGTGGGGCAGTCAGCCGTACTTTTCGCTGGGGGCGCTGAAGCAGTTCTACGTGTCGAAGCGGTGCGCCTCGAAGGATGTGTGCGAGAAGACCCGGCGGAAGTACATGCCGTACTGTACGCACATCTGGTACGAGGACTGGAGCTGCGCCGAGTGCTGCCAGGGCGACCGGTGCAACTACTTTGTGATT AGTGGAGCTCCCCCTCAAAGCATGTCGATGATTGCGTTCCTGGGAACGATGGTAAGTATTATCCTTGCCAGATATCTCTACAATCTGTAA